Proteins encoded in a region of the Teredinibacter purpureus genome:
- a CDS encoding cyclic peptide export ABC transporter, with protein sequence MKTNKQKLSIVGLLYKKAPRLLIFSVSVGAIAGALYSLIIPFVIQGIAAEADSGLAFSVAGVSFEFDQSSYAAMFFITVTAILFTKLGSVILVNSIAKSAAADLKMSVADTISRARTDSIENVGFSRLLNILSDDVNSVANAAITIPLLVVSFVTILGMLGYLAFLNISVFGIVVGAIVVGLFMFQLPVTLAQKKYEKARAIKDVIQEGVRGLVMGAYELKLNGKKSERFRKEELLDPVNRSVRLEKIADAIFHFAGTSSDLLSFFIIGSVVFILPTYMTLDNAETYGVVMALLYIAGPLAHILGMMQQFKVGQIAMIRIEALYELEEEMQVTETDNIPPTWHSFGGDKLTYQYPNSSSDRTFSLAPISVDFKPGQVNFIVGGNGSGKTTLSKLLSLHYLPSSGNLYFDGVCIDRSNIAAARERISVIYSDYYLFSKIYCDLATVDMGKVNTYLNMLGLSGKTELIDGRFTTTDLSDGQRRRLALMVALLEDKDIYVFDEWAADQDPTFKKIFYQSILPEMRKDNKLVIVITHDDRYFNHADRVITMEDGRVNSIQEIKSEALNRVIETKGTVFEPLAEMA encoded by the coding sequence ATGAAGACGAATAAACAAAAACTTTCTATTGTGGGTTTACTCTATAAAAAAGCACCTAGACTACTGATTTTCTCGGTTTCTGTTGGAGCAATTGCGGGTGCGCTTTATAGCTTGATTATCCCTTTTGTTATTCAAGGGATTGCGGCCGAAGCCGATAGTGGTTTGGCCTTTAGTGTGGCGGGCGTATCTTTTGAGTTTGATCAATCATCTTATGCTGCCATGTTTTTTATTACCGTAACAGCCATTTTGTTTACCAAGCTAGGGTCGGTGATACTCGTTAATAGTATTGCTAAATCGGCGGCTGCCGATCTCAAAATGAGTGTTGCCGATACCATTAGCCGCGCACGTACCGATAGCATCGAAAATGTTGGGTTTTCACGGTTGCTGAACATTCTCAGTGATGATGTGAATAGCGTTGCTAATGCAGCGATTACCATTCCATTACTGGTGGTATCGTTTGTTACCATTTTAGGGATGTTGGGATATCTCGCGTTTTTGAACATTAGCGTATTTGGCATAGTGGTGGGGGCCATAGTCGTAGGTCTATTTATGTTTCAGCTGCCGGTTACACTCGCACAGAAAAAGTATGAGAAGGCCCGCGCAATTAAAGATGTAATTCAGGAAGGGGTGCGTGGCTTAGTGATGGGCGCCTATGAATTAAAACTGAATGGAAAAAAGTCGGAACGTTTTCGTAAAGAGGAGCTGTTAGACCCGGTTAACCGCAGCGTACGATTAGAAAAAATTGCAGATGCAATATTTCATTTTGCGGGAACCTCAAGCGACTTACTGTCTTTCTTTATTATTGGTTCTGTGGTCTTTATCCTGCCTACCTACATGACTTTGGATAATGCAGAAACCTACGGGGTTGTAATGGCTTTACTGTATATCGCTGGCCCGCTTGCTCATATTTTAGGCATGATGCAGCAATTTAAAGTAGGGCAAATTGCAATGATTCGAATTGAAGCGCTGTATGAGCTCGAAGAAGAGATGCAGGTAACAGAAACTGACAACATACCGCCTACATGGCATTCCTTTGGTGGCGATAAACTCACGTATCAATATCCAAATTCGTCCTCCGATCGCACTTTTTCGCTTGCGCCTATATCGGTTGATTTCAAACCGGGTCAGGTCAATTTCATTGTGGGTGGTAATGGTTCAGGCAAGACAACGTTAAGCAAGTTGTTATCGCTTCATTATTTGCCGTCGTCGGGTAACTTGTATTTCGACGGCGTTTGTATTGATCGCTCTAATATTGCTGCTGCACGAGAACGTATATCGGTTATTTATTCTGATTATTATCTTTTTTCGAAGATATATTGCGATCTCGCCACGGTTGATATGGGCAAGGTGAATACTTATCTCAATATGTTAGGGCTTTCGGGTAAAACTGAACTTATCGATGGTCGGTTTACAACCACCGATCTTTCTGATGGACAGCGTCGACGACTCGCCTTGATGGTCGCCTTGTTGGAAGACAAAGACATTTATGTGTTTGATGAGTGGGCGGCGGATCAAGACCCAACCTTTAAGAAAATATTTTACCAAAGTATTTTGCCTGAAATGCGAAAGGACAATAAATTGGTGATCGTTATTACCCACGATGATCGTTATTTTAATCATGCTGATCGCGTTATTACGATGGAAGATGGGCGTGTAAATTCTATTCAAGAAATTAAGTCCGAAGCGCTCAATCGTGTGATTGAAACTAAGGGTACCGTGTTCGAGCCGCTGGCAGAGATGGCTTAA
- the pta gene encoding phosphate acetyltransferase translates to MHSFYIAPTTSGTGLTSVCLGFVRALDQLGVRVAFFKPIAQIYGSDIGPGRSTHLIRETVGLQTGESISLAYAQHKVAQGKLDQLMEEVITNYQASARDADVMVVEGLVPRANEDYIARLNQRLASTLGSDIILVAAKRQYSSSELNERINITASKFGGFDNPRLLGCILNKVGAPPKESQRVKTDDSLDGWEVRERSLDEVKRKLPVFGHANFRCLGIIHWNPSFIAPRTLDIVNHLRGRVLHAGNMDQRRVTSVVLCARTVPNMLFALKAGTLVITPGDRTDILLAVAQSVLNGVPLAGILFTGDLVPDERVMALCRGAINTGLPVLITEYDSLTTVQRLDDMSNEVPADDVPRMLDVMDAVAEAVDIQWLTNRAALPQDVRMSPPAFRHHLMCQAQLADKKIVLPEGAEPRTIQAAIACTERKIARCLLLGNREQIRQVAEAQGLTLPDSIEIQDPDEIRARYVQPMVELRQHKGVSPPQAEALLEDKVMLGTMMLAQNEVDGLVSGAVHTTANTIRPALQLIKARAETRLVSSIFFMLMPDQVLVYGDCAVNPNPNAADLADIAIQSADSALAFGIEPRIAMISYSTGVSGVGSDVDKVREATKIAKRLRPDLVIDGPLQYDAAAIASVAASKAPDSPVAGKATIFVFPDLNTGNTTYKAVQRSANVVSIGPVLQGLKKPVNDLSRGALVDDIVYTIALTAIQAEQNNN, encoded by the coding sequence ATGCATAGCTTTTATATTGCTCCCACAACATCGGGAACAGGTCTTACATCGGTATGTTTGGGGTTTGTGCGTGCGCTCGATCAACTGGGTGTGCGTGTGGCGTTTTTTAAGCCTATTGCGCAAATCTACGGCTCCGATATTGGCCCTGGTCGGTCGACGCACTTAATTCGAGAAACCGTGGGATTACAAACCGGTGAATCGATAAGTTTGGCCTATGCGCAGCATAAGGTGGCTCAGGGAAAACTGGACCAGCTTATGGAGGAAGTGATTACTAACTATCAGGCGTCGGCCCGTGATGCAGACGTTATGGTAGTGGAAGGGCTTGTGCCTAGGGCGAATGAAGACTATATCGCGCGGTTAAATCAGCGTTTAGCGAGTACGTTAGGGAGCGATATTATTCTGGTGGCTGCAAAGCGGCAGTATTCGTCTTCAGAGCTGAATGAGCGCATTAATATCACGGCGAGTAAATTTGGTGGGTTCGACAACCCACGTTTATTGGGCTGCATACTGAACAAGGTTGGCGCACCGCCGAAGGAGAGCCAGCGGGTTAAAACGGATGATAGTCTCGACGGCTGGGAAGTTCGGGAGCGCAGCCTTGATGAGGTTAAACGAAAATTGCCGGTGTTTGGTCACGCAAACTTTCGTTGTTTAGGCATTATTCATTGGAACCCTTCTTTTATAGCACCGCGCACGCTTGATATTGTGAATCATCTGCGCGGGCGAGTGTTGCATGCGGGCAATATGGACCAGCGTCGTGTTACCTCTGTAGTGCTTTGCGCACGCACAGTCCCTAATATGCTGTTTGCACTAAAGGCCGGTACGTTAGTGATTACGCCTGGCGATCGCACCGATATTTTATTGGCAGTTGCACAGAGCGTACTGAATGGCGTGCCCTTGGCTGGTATTTTGTTTACGGGTGATTTAGTGCCCGATGAGCGGGTGATGGCGTTGTGTCGCGGTGCTATCAATACGGGTTTACCGGTACTTATAACGGAATATGATTCACTAACGACAGTACAGCGGTTGGATGATATGAGCAATGAAGTGCCCGCCGATGATGTGCCCCGTATGTTAGACGTTATGGATGCTGTGGCTGAAGCGGTTGATATTCAGTGGCTGACGAACCGCGCCGCCCTACCTCAAGATGTGCGCATGTCGCCTCCCGCTTTTCGGCATCACCTCATGTGCCAAGCGCAATTGGCGGACAAAAAAATTGTATTACCCGAAGGGGCGGAGCCACGCACTATTCAAGCGGCCATTGCTTGTACAGAACGCAAAATCGCGCGTTGCTTGTTATTGGGAAATCGCGAGCAGATTCGGCAAGTGGCCGAAGCACAAGGTTTAACGCTGCCCGATAGTATCGAAATACAGGACCCCGATGAGATTCGTGCCCGTTATGTTCAGCCCATGGTGGAATTGCGTCAACACAAAGGCGTGAGCCCGCCGCAAGCGGAAGCGTTATTGGAAGATAAGGTAATGCTGGGCACCATGATGTTGGCGCAAAACGAGGTAGACGGTCTGGTGAGTGGCGCGGTGCACACCACCGCGAATACGATACGCCCCGCCTTACAGCTTATTAAAGCCCGAGCTGAAACACGGCTCGTATCCTCTATTTTCTTTATGTTAATGCCCGATCAAGTACTGGTTTACGGTGATTGTGCCGTCAACCCTAACCCCAATGCGGCCGATTTAGCCGATATCGCCATTCAGTCGGCTGATTCGGCTCTCGCCTTCGGTATTGAGCCTCGAATTGCCATGATTAGTTACTCTACAGGTGTCTCAGGTGTCGGTAGTGACGTCGATAAAGTGCGTGAAGCGACGAAAATCGCCAAACGACTGCGTCCAGATCTGGTCATTGACGGCCCGCTGCAATATGATGCAGCGGCTATTGCCAGTGTTGCGGCTTCTAAAGCGCCCGACAGCCCTGTGGCGGGAAAAGCAACAATATTTGTATTTCCTGACCTTAATACGGGCAATACAACGTATAAAGCCGTGCAGCGAAGTGCAAACGTCGTTAGCATTGGCCCAGTATTGCAGGGTTTGAAAAAACCCGTAAATGACCTGAGCCGTGGCGCATTGGTAGATGACATTGTCTATACCATTGCCTTGACGGCCATACAGGCTGAACAGAATAACAATTAG
- a CDS encoding glycosyltransferase family 2 protein, with translation MVNKIDTVASKQVPFFSIVVPTCGRPGMLERAIGSLVAQGFTAFEIVVVDDRPTAEPLSLSCLEHDSVRYIQNTGAHGVANARNLGIDQARAEWVLFLDDDDELADDYLTTLHQAILADADVEFFWSGVRVFYADSDKAVVTASDWKTKEIKLYKDDDATYIGASYGVALKRSVFQRCGNFDVDFPVGEDTELFVRVMSEGIKARAIPHIGMIKHETHVERLSTNYTKYADLNIYERIFRKHRAYLADNRKVYHTQLCWASLVYINNGNFSDTKYFFQEFLTLGHYWSYFNMGCYRTVHYMTSTIKKWCGLSISRASA, from the coding sequence ATGGTTAACAAAATTGATACCGTGGCATCCAAGCAGGTTCCGTTTTTCTCGATTGTTGTGCCGACCTGTGGTCGGCCTGGAATGCTCGAAAGGGCCATTGGTAGCCTTGTTGCACAAGGCTTTACGGCATTTGAAATTGTTGTAGTGGATGATAGGCCAACAGCGGAGCCGCTTTCCTTGTCGTGCCTAGAGCATGATAGCGTGCGATATATTCAGAATACTGGCGCTCATGGTGTGGCCAATGCACGTAATCTTGGCATTGATCAAGCGCGAGCTGAATGGGTGTTGTTTTTAGACGACGACGATGAATTGGCCGATGATTATTTAACGACGTTACATCAAGCGATTTTAGCCGATGCCGATGTAGAGTTTTTCTGGAGCGGGGTACGTGTTTTTTATGCCGATAGTGACAAGGCGGTTGTGACGGCCTCAGACTGGAAGACAAAAGAAATAAAACTGTATAAAGATGATGACGCAACGTATATAGGTGCAAGTTACGGTGTTGCGCTTAAACGTTCTGTTTTTCAGCGTTGTGGTAATTTTGATGTAGATTTTCCCGTAGGCGAAGATACGGAATTATTTGTGCGCGTAATGAGTGAAGGCATAAAAGCCAGAGCCATCCCTCATATTGGGATGATTAAGCATGAAACCCATGTGGAGCGCCTTTCAACCAATTATACGAAATATGCCGACCTCAACATCTACGAGCGTATTTTTCGTAAGCATAGGGCTTATTTGGCCGATAATCGAAAGGTGTACCACACACAGCTGTGTTGGGCCTCGCTGGTGTATATCAATAACGGTAACTTCAGCGATACGAAATATTTTTTCCAAGAATTTTTAACGCTGGGGCACTATTGGTCGTATTTTAATATGGGCTGTTATCGAACGGTGCACTATATGACGTCGACCATAAAAAAATGGTGCGGTTTAAGTATTAGCCGAGCATCAGCTTAA
- a CDS encoding acetate/propionate family kinase produces MQYVLVFNSGSSSFKFSLFPLDTEVPFLAGVAENLGTPQASMRVVPQQGTPLQVPLVGAHERAIELLVEVLPTFGLTFKDIAVVGHRVVHGGEVFTESVRIDERSLADIRACSGLAPLHNPANILGIERIEALFPHLPQVAVFDTAFHQSLPRKAFLYPIPYALYREQGVRRYGFHGTSHRYVAETTLKQLELPASDSHLLIAHLGNGCSATAVRNGQSVDTTMGLTPLEGLMMGTRSGDVDPSLHQYLHDKLGWSLKDITHMLNYESGLRGLSELSNDMRTLILAAEEEGNAQAAMAIEVFCFRLARQLAALAASLQRIDALVFTGGIGENNPCIRTRVLEQLAIFGFQVDLDRNQEHGRSFGGVITKDNSPVAMVVKTNEEAMIARDSVRLLTRGNA; encoded by the coding sequence ATGCAGTATGTGCTTGTTTTTAACAGTGGTAGCTCGTCTTTCAAGTTTTCTCTTTTTCCGTTAGATACTGAAGTGCCCTTCTTAGCCGGTGTTGCCGAAAATCTCGGTACGCCGCAAGCCTCTATGCGTGTGGTTCCGCAGCAAGGTACACCGTTGCAGGTACCGTTGGTGGGAGCCCATGAGCGTGCGATAGAGTTGCTGGTGGAAGTTTTGCCTACCTTCGGCTTAACGTTTAAAGATATTGCAGTTGTGGGCCATAGGGTGGTTCATGGGGGCGAAGTGTTTACCGAGTCTGTGCGTATTGACGAACGTTCATTGGCGGATATTCGGGCATGTTCCGGGCTTGCTCCCTTGCATAATCCCGCTAATATTCTCGGTATAGAGCGAATAGAGGCGCTTTTTCCTCACCTTCCTCAGGTTGCAGTATTCGATACGGCTTTTCATCAAAGCTTACCTCGCAAAGCCTTTTTATACCCTATCCCCTATGCGCTTTATCGGGAGCAGGGCGTGCGCCGCTATGGTTTTCATGGCACTAGCCATCGCTATGTTGCAGAAACTACGCTTAAACAATTGGAGCTACCAGCGTCCGATAGCCATCTGTTAATCGCGCATTTAGGCAACGGCTGCAGTGCCACTGCGGTGAGAAATGGCCAGAGTGTGGATACCACCATGGGGCTAACACCGTTGGAAGGGTTGATGATGGGCACTCGCTCGGGCGATGTTGACCCAAGTTTGCATCAATACCTACACGATAAGTTGGGATGGTCGCTTAAAGATATTACCCATATGTTGAATTATGAATCGGGTTTGCGCGGTTTATCTGAGCTAAGTAACGATATGCGCACGCTGATATTGGCGGCGGAGGAGGAAGGAAATGCTCAGGCGGCCATGGCCATTGAGGTATTTTGCTTCCGTCTTGCTCGGCAACTGGCTGCGCTGGCCGCCTCCCTTCAGCGCATTGATGCGCTAGTGTTTACAGGTGGCATTGGCGAGAATAACCCGTGTATTCGCACACGGGTATTGGAGCAGCTGGCTATTTTCGGTTTTCAGGTCGATTTGGACCGTAATCAGGAGCATGGTCGATCGTTTGGCGGCGTGATTACGAAGGATAACAGCCCTGTGGCAATGGTGGTTAAAACGAATGAAGAAGCAATGATTGCACGCGATAGTGTGCGTTTACTAACTAGAGGTAACGCCTGA
- the gltB gene encoding glutamate synthase large subunit: protein MKQHTPPQGGLYHPEFEHDACGIGFVANLKGRASHEIVENALTMLTCMEHRGGTGYDVDSGDGAGILIQIPHELLSEEAKTLGFELPAVGEYGVGMLFMPNSEAVANQCRTVLEECASALGLSVTGYRKVPGDNASLGFASRNSEPMIEQAFIVKPDGISQEEFQRKLYVLRKSSVYQAYDRVDCEKDEFYIASLSNRTIVYKGQFTTAQVAQYYLDLRNPKLQSAIAMFHSRFSTNTFPAWRRAQPFRILSHNGEINTVKGNINWMMARQALFESVNFTPEEIELLHPICNRDSSDSANLDLVIELLLLSGRPLAQVMMMVIPEAWQSQTDMDPVKRAFYEYYANVMEPWDGPASVSFTDGQVVGATLDRNGLRPSRYLVTDDYTVVMGSETGALCVDPSRIVKKGRLQPGKIFIADLNQGRIISDDEVKGEICARQPYGEWLANNKIELSDLPTPADPIPVVENLRMRQKAFGYTYEDENLILAQMIGTSKEPLGAMGADNPLAVMSDRPQNLSNYFKQLFAQVTNPPIDPIREEMVMSLRTYVGASRNLLSETPEHCRKVEIDQPLLSNEQLAKLKHIDKEHLQSKTLDTLFRANKTAGELEAALERLCRHAKDAVNEGYSILILSDRNVDSDHAAIPALLATAAVHHSLIRDGLRAKAEIIVESADVRETHHFATLIGYGAAAVNPYLAIETLYAMRDEGTLESALTNDQLLQRYCKAVNSGLLKIFSKMGISTLQSYQGAQIFEALGINSSVIKQYFTSTISRIEGIGLDDIAQETLAKHREGYPSENRIHIDDVLHSGGDYAWRHDGERHLFNPTTIRLLQHATAANDYEQFKEYTRAVDDQASASFTLRSLLNVDADRPSVSIDDVESAEKIFKRFATGAMSFGSISWEAHTTLAKAMNRIGGKSNSGEGGEDPIRFKPDENGDLMLSRIKQVASGRFGVTSHYLANADELQIKMAQGAKPGEGGQLPGHKVDAWIGRTRGSTPGVGLISPPPHHDIYSIEDLAQLIYDLKNANREARINVKLVSEAGVGTIAAGVCKGYADVVLIAGYDGGTGASPLSSIKHAGLPWELGLAETHQTLVANRLRSRITVQADGQMKTPRDLAVATLLGAEEWGIATAALIVEGCTMMRKCHLNTCPVGIATQDKELRKRYAGQVDHVVNFFTMMVRGLREIMAELGFRTIEEMVGQSQCLSKRDDLDHWKLKNLDLSALLKKVPAHDGDTLYCSQKQKHLIDDIVDRDLIREAKAALENGEPVTLHKNIVNTDRTVGTMISNEISKAYGAEGLPYKTIDVKFDGSAGQSFGTFAAKGLRFELEGDANDYFGKGLSGAELVVYPPKISPFEPRDNILIGNVAFFGATAGKGFIRGIAGERFCVRNSGVTAVVEGVGDHGCEYMTGGMAIILGETGRNFAAGMSGGVAWVLDTQGDFASKCNMEMVQLEKAENEDDIAELKALIEEHFDHTGSDVAENLLANWELSLPKFVKVMPVDYKRMQGYMKEARNSGQYNDEQKVAEAAFDMHLATLAAN, encoded by the coding sequence ATGAAACAGCATACTCCCCCTCAAGGTGGGCTCTATCATCCAGAATTCGAACACGATGCTTGCGGTATAGGCTTCGTGGCTAACCTTAAGGGACGAGCGTCTCATGAGATTGTAGAAAACGCCCTCACCATGCTGACCTGTATGGAGCATCGTGGTGGTACCGGTTATGACGTCGATAGCGGTGATGGCGCGGGTATTCTTATCCAAATCCCGCACGAGTTGCTGTCTGAAGAGGCTAAGACCTTAGGTTTTGAGCTGCCCGCAGTGGGAGAATACGGGGTTGGCATGTTGTTTATGCCTAATAGCGAAGCCGTAGCCAACCAATGCCGAACGGTACTAGAAGAATGTGCCTCTGCGTTAGGGTTGAGTGTGACGGGCTACCGAAAGGTACCGGGTGATAATGCCAGCCTAGGCTTTGCCTCACGTAACAGCGAGCCCATGATTGAGCAGGCGTTTATTGTTAAGCCAGACGGAATTAGCCAAGAAGAATTTCAGCGTAAGCTGTATGTCTTGCGAAAAAGCAGCGTGTACCAAGCGTATGATCGAGTCGATTGCGAGAAAGACGAATTTTATATCGCCTCGCTGTCTAACCGCACCATCGTGTACAAGGGGCAGTTTACAACAGCGCAGGTGGCCCAATACTATTTGGATTTACGTAATCCAAAATTACAATCGGCCATTGCCATGTTCCATAGCCGTTTCTCGACGAATACATTCCCTGCATGGCGGCGCGCCCAGCCTTTTCGCATTTTGTCCCACAACGGTGAAATTAACACCGTAAAAGGCAACATTAATTGGATGATGGCTCGCCAAGCGCTTTTTGAATCCGTTAATTTCACTCCAGAAGAAATAGAGCTGTTGCATCCTATTTGTAACCGTGACAGCTCAGATTCGGCGAACTTAGATTTAGTGATTGAATTATTGCTGCTTAGCGGTCGCCCGCTGGCTCAAGTGATGATGATGGTAATCCCGGAAGCGTGGCAAAGCCAAACGGATATGGACCCCGTTAAACGCGCCTTTTACGAATATTACGCCAACGTGATGGAACCATGGGATGGCCCAGCCTCTGTCAGCTTTACCGATGGCCAAGTCGTGGGCGCAACCCTCGACCGCAATGGCCTGCGTCCTTCACGTTATTTAGTTACCGATGACTACACCGTGGTAATGGGGTCTGAGACCGGCGCTCTCTGTGTTGATCCGTCGCGCATTGTTAAAAAAGGTCGTTTGCAGCCCGGTAAAATATTTATTGCCGACTTAAACCAAGGCCGCATTATTAGTGACGACGAAGTTAAAGGCGAAATTTGTGCGCGTCAGCCTTACGGCGAATGGTTAGCGAATAACAAGATAGAGTTAAGTGATTTGCCTACGCCGGCAGACCCAATTCCCGTTGTTGAAAACCTGCGTATGCGCCAAAAGGCGTTTGGCTATACCTACGAAGATGAAAACTTAATCCTCGCGCAAATGATTGGCACCAGCAAAGAGCCTCTTGGCGCGATGGGAGCCGACAACCCCTTAGCGGTTATGTCGGACCGCCCGCAAAATTTATCAAATTATTTTAAGCAATTATTCGCGCAAGTTACCAACCCACCCATCGACCCTATTCGTGAAGAAATGGTAATGTCGTTGCGTACCTACGTGGGTGCTTCTCGTAACTTATTAAGTGAAACACCAGAACATTGTCGCAAGGTCGAAATTGATCAGCCCTTGTTAAGTAACGAGCAGTTAGCCAAGTTAAAGCACATCGATAAAGAGCATTTGCAGTCCAAAACCTTGGACACACTTTTTCGTGCCAATAAAACTGCCGGTGAGTTAGAAGCCGCGCTAGAGCGTTTATGTCGCCATGCAAAAGATGCGGTTAATGAAGGCTACTCAATTTTAATTTTGAGTGACCGCAATGTGGATTCCGATCACGCTGCAATACCGGCCTTGCTGGCCACGGCCGCTGTCCACCACTCTTTAATTCGTGATGGCTTGCGTGCTAAAGCAGAGATTATTGTAGAGTCGGCTGATGTGCGTGAAACCCATCACTTTGCCACTTTAATTGGATATGGCGCCGCAGCGGTTAACCCTTATTTAGCGATTGAAACCCTGTACGCTATGCGTGATGAAGGGACACTCGAAAGCGCATTAACGAACGACCAATTACTTCAGCGATATTGTAAAGCTGTGAACAGCGGTCTACTAAAAATATTTTCTAAAATGGGTATTTCAACGCTACAGAGCTATCAGGGTGCTCAAATTTTTGAAGCCCTCGGTATTAATAGCAGTGTTATTAAACAGTATTTCACCAGTACGATTAGCCGTATTGAAGGGATTGGCCTTGATGACATAGCGCAAGAAACGTTGGCCAAGCATCGTGAAGGATACCCGTCAGAAAATCGTATTCACATCGACGATGTGCTGCACAGTGGCGGTGATTATGCGTGGCGTCACGATGGCGAGCGCCATTTGTTTAACCCCACCACTATTCGACTCTTGCAACACGCCACCGCCGCCAATGATTACGAGCAGTTTAAAGAGTACACACGTGCGGTAGACGATCAAGCTAGCGCATCATTTACGTTGCGTAGCTTGCTTAATGTCGATGCTGATCGCCCGTCTGTTTCAATCGACGACGTAGAATCCGCCGAAAAAATATTTAAACGTTTTGCCACAGGCGCCATGAGCTTTGGTTCTATTTCGTGGGAAGCACACACCACCTTGGCAAAAGCCATGAACCGCATTGGCGGTAAGAGTAATAGTGGTGAAGGTGGTGAAGACCCAATTCGATTTAAACCCGACGAAAATGGCGATTTAATGCTAAGCCGCATTAAACAGGTGGCCTCGGGTCGCTTTGGTGTTACCAGCCATTACTTGGCCAATGCCGATGAACTACAGATTAAAATGGCTCAAGGTGCAAAGCCCGGTGAAGGAGGCCAATTACCCGGCCATAAAGTGGATGCCTGGATTGGCCGTACGCGAGGTTCAACCCCCGGTGTTGGCTTGATTTCTCCACCGCCGCATCACGACATTTATTCTATCGAAGATTTAGCCCAGCTAATTTACGATCTGAAAAACGCTAATCGTGAGGCGCGCATTAATGTGAAGCTAGTTTCCGAAGCCGGTGTGGGCACCATTGCCGCCGGAGTGTGTAAAGGTTATGCCGACGTGGTATTAATCGCTGGCTACGATGGTGGCACCGGTGCATCACCGTTAAGCTCCATTAAGCACGCGGGCTTACCTTGGGAATTAGGTTTGGCCGAAACGCATCAAACGTTAGTGGCCAACCGTTTGCGTAGCCGTATTACCGTGCAGGCCGATGGTCAAATGAAAACCCCACGCGATCTCGCTGTCGCGACTTTGCTAGGCGCAGAAGAGTGGGGTATCGCAACCGCGGCATTGATTGTTGAAGGTTGCACCATGATGCGTAAATGCCATTTAAATACTTGCCCGGTAGGCATCGCCACGCAAGATAAAGAATTGCGTAAACGCTATGCGGGTCAAGTCGATCACGTCGTCAACTTCTTCACCATGATGGTTCGCGGCTTACGCGAAATTATGGCAGAGTTAGGTTTCCGTACTATCGAAGAGATGGTAGGGCAGTCGCAATGCCTAAGTAAGCGCGACGATCTAGACCACTGGAAACTGAAAAATTTAGACCTTTCTGCGTTATTGAAAAAAGTACCTGCACACGACGGCGACACACTCTATTGCAGCCAGAAACAAAAACACTTAATCGACGATATTGTTGACCGTGATCTAATACGTGAAGCTAAAGCGGCGCTTGAGAACGGCGAACCCGTTACCTTACACAAAAATATTGTGAATACCGACCGCACTGTGGGCACCATGATTTCTAACGAAATCAGTAAAGCCTATGGAGCAGAAGGTTTACCGTATAAAACCATTGATGTGAAATTTGACGGCTCGGCCGGTCAAAGCTTTGGCACCTTCGCCGCGAAAGGTTTACGTTTTGAACTAGAAGGCGATGCGAATGACTACTTTGGTAAAGGTTTGTCGGGCGCAGAGCTGGTGGTGTACCCGCCAAAAATTTCGCCGTTTGAACCGCGTGACAATATTCTTATTGGTAACGTTGCTTTCTTCGGTGCAACTGCGGGTAAAGGCTTTATACGCGGCATAGCGGGCGAACGTTTCTGCGTGCGCAACTCCGGTGTTACCGCCGTTGTTGAAGGTGTAGGCGATCACGGTTGCGAATATATGACCGGCGGTATGGCCATTATTCTTGGTGAAACCGGCCGTAACTTTGCGGCTGGCATGAGCGGTGGTGTAGCGTGGGTATTGGATACTCAAGGCGACTTCGCCAGCAAGTGCAATATGGAAATGGTACAACTAGAAAAAGCTGAAAACGAAGATGATATTGCCGAGCTTAAAGCGTTAATCGAAGAACATTTTGATCACACGGGTTCAGATGTGGCTGAAAACTTATTGGCTAACTGGGAATTGTCTTTACCAAAATTCGTAAAAGTGATGCCGGTCGATTACAAACGTATGCAAGGTTATATGAAAGAGGCGCGCAATAGCGGCCAATACAATGATGAACAAAAAGTTGCCGAAGCTGCATTTGATATGCATCTGGCTACACTGGCTGCGAACTAA